Proteins encoded together in one uncultured Desulfosarcina sp. window:
- the secG gene encoding preprotein translocase subunit SecG: MSILLIIIHVVVCIALIMIVLLQTGKGADMGAAFGGGSSQTLFGSSGASTFLSKATTAAAIIFMLTSLILAYMAGGKTMKSVVSDAPAPIEQPAQQPTDGASGSGTAAE; this comes from the coding sequence ATGTCCATATTATTGATTATTATACATGTTGTCGTGTGCATCGCCCTGATTATGATCGTACTGCTTCAGACCGGCAAAGGTGCAGACATGGGAGCCGCTTTCGGCGGCGGATCGAGCCAGACGTTGTTTGGCAGCAGCGGAGCCTCGACCTTCTTGAGCAAGGCAACCACGGCGGCGGCCATCATTTTCATGCTCACCTCCCTGATTCTGGCCTACATGGCCGGCGGCAAGACTATGAAATCGGTGGTCAGCGACGCGCCGGCGCCTATCGAACAACCGGCCCAGCAGCCGACTGACGGCGCTTCCGGTTCCGGAACGGCGGCGGAATAA
- the tpiA gene encoding triose-phosphate isomerase → MSSHRIPLIAGNWKMHKTGVQAAAAAGQLKDLVAKASGVEVMIAPTFTALYQVAQVLKGSNIALGAQNLHWEPKGAFTGEISTEMLVDAGCSQVIIGHSERRQFFGETDETVNRKIQAAVSAGLLPVFCIGETETQREAGETFSVLDKQVRDGLKGFVFDGSTSLVVAYEPVWAIGTGKTATREQAQEAHAYIRSLVKTLFGETVADSVRILYGGSVKPDNVQALMAMPDVDGALVGGASLDPETFSKLVFFND, encoded by the coding sequence ATGAGCAGCCATCGAATCCCGCTGATCGCGGGCAACTGGAAAATGCACAAAACCGGAGTCCAGGCAGCGGCAGCCGCCGGGCAGTTGAAGGACCTGGTGGCAAAGGCCTCGGGTGTGGAGGTGATGATCGCCCCCACCTTTACCGCCCTTTATCAGGTGGCCCAGGTGCTCAAAGGCAGCAATATCGCCCTGGGCGCCCAAAACCTGCACTGGGAGCCCAAAGGGGCTTTCACCGGCGAGATATCGACGGAGATGCTGGTGGATGCCGGTTGCAGCCAGGTGATCATCGGCCATTCCGAACGTCGCCAGTTCTTTGGTGAGACCGATGAAACCGTCAACCGAAAAATTCAGGCGGCCGTTTCCGCAGGCCTTCTGCCTGTCTTTTGCATCGGCGAAACCGAGACCCAGCGCGAGGCCGGAGAGACCTTTTCCGTACTTGACAAACAGGTCCGAGATGGTCTAAAAGGCTTTGTTTTTGATGGATCTACCAGCCTGGTCGTCGCCTACGAACCGGTTTGGGCCATCGGCACCGGCAAAACCGCCACCCGGGAACAGGCGCAGGAAGCCCATGCGTACATACGGTCCCTGGTGAAAACCCTCTTCGGAGAAACGGTGGCCGACTCGGTTCGCATCCTTTACGGAGGAAGCGTAAAACCCGACAACGTGCAGGCCCTGATGGCCATGCCCGACGTTGACGGCGCCTTGGTGGGTGGTGCCAGTCTGGATCCTGAAACATTCAGCAAGCTGGTATTTTTCAACGATTAA